The following proteins come from a genomic window of Pseudomonadota bacterium:
- a CDS encoding sulfatase-like hydrolase/transferase: MSDKRPNILLISADQHRADCFGFEGRRIKTPHLDGLAAEGTRFSSCITPCVVCQPARASILTGLLPRSHGVHDNGIDLSPAIGERGFAGALAAGGYDTAYFGKAHFSTYHTFEPTGTPECLSSSHEYGDDWHGPYMGFAHVEMMLVGHNYFLPEKPPRGQHYERWFYADGNGDEKNRLYGENAGNTHGAAQTWHSRLPPEWHNSTWTADRFIRWLDSHDDDTPFCSWVSFPDPHHPFDCPEPWSRLHDPADVDLPPHRERHFAGRPWWHEAVLTKEPTGSAASAKIRKEYSRIPPQTDQQLREIIANTYGQIALIDHNVGRILAALELSGQAENTLVIYISDHGDWLGDHGLVLKGPMHYDGLLRVPMIWRGPGVPQGKVVDDPVSTLDLGPTFSDYAGAAPLQTQHGESVRPLIETDDATRAYAFNEWQLLPTRAGVGLSLRTVRTRTHKLTVDLISGAGELYDLVNDPHECVNRFDEADYADVQAALQTMIDARPDDMLPDQVQVGMA; this comes from the coding sequence ATGTCTGACAAGCGCCCCAACATCCTGTTGATTTCGGCAGACCAACACCGCGCGGACTGCTTCGGCTTCGAGGGTCGGCGCATCAAGACGCCGCACCTCGACGGGCTCGCCGCCGAGGGCACGCGCTTTTCGTCGTGCATCACGCCGTGTGTGGTGTGCCAACCGGCGCGTGCGTCGATCCTGACGGGCCTGTTGCCGCGCAGCCACGGCGTGCACGACAACGGCATCGACCTCAGCCCGGCGATTGGCGAGCGCGGCTTTGCCGGTGCGCTCGCGGCGGGTGGCTACGACACGGCGTATTTCGGCAAGGCGCACTTCTCGACGTACCACACCTTCGAGCCGACCGGCACACCTGAATGCCTCAGTTCATCGCACGAATACGGCGACGACTGGCACGGCCCCTACATGGGGTTCGCGCACGTCGAGATGATGTTGGTGGGCCACAACTACTTTCTGCCAGAGAAGCCGCCGCGCGGCCAACACTACGAGCGCTGGTTTTACGCCGACGGCAACGGCGACGAGAAGAACCGTTTGTACGGCGAGAACGCCGGTAACACCCACGGCGCGGCGCAAACCTGGCACTCCCGCTTGCCGCCGGAATGGCACAACAGCACCTGGACAGCGGATCGGTTCATTCGTTGGTTGGATTCGCACGACGATGACACGCCGTTTTGCAGTTGGGTCAGCTTCCCTGACCCGCACCACCCGTTTGATTGTCCCGAGCCCTGGTCGCGCCTGCACGATCCGGCTGATGTCGACTTGCCGCCCCACCGCGAGCGCCACTTCGCCGGTCGCCCGTGGTGGCACGAGGCTGTGCTGACCAAGGAACCGACGGGGTCGGCCGCGTCAGCCAAAATCCGCAAGGAGTACAGCCGCATTCCACCGCAGACCGACCAGCAGCTGCGTGAGATCATCGCCAACACCTACGGGCAGATCGCACTGATCGACCACAACGTCGGTCGGATCCTCGCGGCGCTGGAGCTGAGCGGGCAGGCCGAGAACACGCTTGTGATCTATATCTCGGACCACGGCGACTGGCTCGGCGATCACGGTTTGGTCCTCAAGGGGCCGATGCACTACGACGGCCTGTTGCGTGTGCCGATGATCTGGCGCGGGCCCGGCGTGCCGCAGGGCAAAGTGGTCGATGACCCGGTGTCGACCCTCGACCTCGGTCCGACCTTCTCCGACTACGCCGGCGCCGCGCCGTTGCAAACGCAACACGGCGAGAGCGTGCGCCCGCTGATCGAGACCGACGACGCAACGCGGGCCTACGCGTTCAACGAGTGGCAACTGCTGCCCACCCGGGCCGGTGTCGGTTTGTCGTTGCGCACCGTTCGCACCAGGACACACAAACTCACGGTCGATCTCATCAGCGGCGCGGGGGAACTTTACGACCTCGTCAACGACCCGCACGAGTGCGTCAACCGCTTCGACGAGGCCGACTACGCCGACGTGCAGGCCGCGCTCCAGACGATGATCGACGCGCGACCCGATGACATGTTGCCCGACCAGGTGCAGGTGGGGATGGCGTAG
- a CDS encoding alpha/beta hydrolase — protein MAPVTGFYADTAVAQPKSRNYLRDRPPIWIEAPASKTVIIYSHGTTRPQRREDCGAFWNRVPPSLLSVQSETTLIYYLCSAVTEPPGAAFAGQYVDDRLAEVERTLDDMIDAGVAPQRLFLAGHSAGGWVALMAASAFPAKFNAAIAYAPAFAGRRSEAAAFPWWRGEVRPRQVVRMLSAPALSALVFAYEGDPFNRPEDLQFLADAFPSTVTMVAYGCANLNKHLVHLNDCREAETAARAAAFLADRVGAVTH, from the coding sequence ATGGCCCCTGTAACGGGGTTCTACGCAGACACGGCGGTTGCGCAACCCAAATCGCGCAACTACCTGCGGGACCGGCCGCCGATCTGGATCGAGGCGCCGGCAAGCAAGACGGTCATCATTTACAGCCACGGCACCACCCGGCCGCAGCGCAGAGAAGACTGTGGTGCCTTCTGGAATCGGGTGCCGCCGTCGTTGCTGTCCGTGCAGAGCGAGACGACGCTGATCTACTACCTGTGTTCAGCCGTCACCGAGCCGCCCGGGGCGGCCTTTGCCGGGCAATACGTGGACGACCGCCTCGCGGAAGTGGAGCGCACACTCGACGACATGATCGACGCCGGTGTGGCACCGCAGCGGTTGTTCCTCGCCGGGCATTCGGCCGGTGGCTGGGTGGCGCTGATGGCGGCGAGTGCGTTTCCCGCCAAGTTCAACGCCGCGATCGCCTACGCGCCAGCATTCGCCGGTCGCCGGAGCGAGGCGGCCGCCTTCCCGTGGTGGCGGGGCGAAGTGCGTCCGCGCCAGGTGGTACGCATGCTGTCGGCCCCGGCGCTGTCGGCGCTGGTGTTTGCCTACGAGGGCGACCCGTTCAACCGTCCCGAGGATCTGCAGTTTCTCGCAGACGCGTTTCCGTCCACGGTCACGATGGTCGCGTACGGCTGCGCCAACCTGAACAAGCACCTCGTGCACCTCAACGACTGCCGTGAGGCCGAAACCGCCGCGCGCGCTGCCGCGTTCCTCGCCGATCGCGTGGGCGCCGTGACCCACTGA
- a CDS encoding LysR family transcriptional regulator, producing MDKMKSLEVCVAVADEGSLAGAARSLSLSAPSVTRILGELEAELGVLLFHRSTRALTLTADGTRFVSEARDILERYGAATETARGSHREPRGELRLTAPAMFGQFYVQPLVLEYLDAHSQVRVDAVWLDQVVNLIEARFDVAVRIGALADSSLIATPVGTVRSVVCASEAYLAEHGEPRTPTDLLNHRIVHCSAISDASWRFEGEGAPRLKPRLSVSSIPSAIAAATAGWGVTRVLSYQVADAIERGELREVLASHAVPALPINLVHAEGRSASAKVRAFVALARDRLRNNPFLQGV from the coding sequence ATGGACAAGATGAAATCGCTCGAGGTGTGTGTCGCGGTGGCAGACGAGGGCAGCCTCGCCGGTGCCGCCCGTTCGCTGTCACTCAGTGCCCCCTCGGTGACCCGTATCCTGGGCGAGCTGGAGGCCGAGCTCGGGGTGCTGCTGTTTCACCGCTCGACCCGCGCACTCACGCTGACGGCGGACGGCACCCGCTTTGTCAGCGAGGCGCGTGACATCCTCGAGCGCTACGGCGCTGCGACAGAAACTGCACGCGGCAGCCACCGCGAGCCGCGCGGTGAACTGCGCCTCACGGCACCGGCCATGTTCGGGCAGTTCTACGTGCAGCCCCTGGTGTTGGAGTACCTCGATGCTCACTCGCAGGTGCGTGTTGACGCGGTCTGGCTCGACCAGGTCGTCAACCTGATCGAAGCGCGCTTCGATGTGGCGGTGCGCATTGGTGCGCTGGCCGACTCGAGCCTGATCGCCACCCCGGTCGGCACGGTGCGCAGTGTGGTCTGCGCGAGCGAGGCCTACCTCGCCGAGCACGGCGAACCGCGGACACCAACCGACCTGCTGAACCACCGGATCGTGCACTGCAGCGCCATCAGCGACGCGAGCTGGCGTTTCGAGGGCGAGGGCGCCCCGCGTCTCAAGCCGCGCCTGTCGGTGTCGTCGATTCCCTCGGCCATCGCCGCAGCAACCGCCGGCTGGGGCGTGACCCGGGTGTTGTCCTACCAGGTGGCCGATGCCATCGAGCGTGGTGAGCTGCGCGAAGTGCTGGCGTCGCACGCGGTACCGGCCTTGCCAATCAACCTGGTGCATGCCGAGGGACGATCGGCGTCGGCCAAAGTGCGTGCCTTTGTGGCACTGGCGCGGGATCGCCTTCGGAACAACCCGTTTCTGCAAGGCGTGTGA
- a CDS encoding pyridoxamine 5'-phosphate oxidase family protein, whose protein sequence is MTEEHSEFTPADGAPPSPWHRGERALHARLGVQAEMERLGQRVLRPFMPEQHQRFYESLPFMVAGVVDAADRPWATVVQGQPGFVDARSPTRLHIAASVANTDPAHAGFSDGRAIGLLGIELGTRRRNRVNGQISAVSDQGVDVAVEQTMGNCPKYIQVRAPVGDAAVTAKPSTEPLELAATDTNYLQGVHAADTFFVASYADTASGRAVDVSHRGGKPGFVQVERDGSLLIPDYPGNRFFNTFGNILETGRVGLVFPDFDTGAVLQLTGAAELLLDTEVTGLNDTVAQAWRVQPERIVYREAALAQRWSLEAPSPFNP, encoded by the coding sequence GTGACCGAAGAGCACAGCGAATTCACGCCTGCAGACGGTGCCCCGCCCTCCCCCTGGCACCGCGGCGAGCGCGCGCTGCACGCACGCCTCGGCGTGCAGGCGGAGATGGAACGCCTCGGCCAGCGCGTGCTGCGCCCTTTCATGCCAGAGCAGCACCAGCGGTTCTACGAGAGCCTGCCGTTCATGGTGGCGGGCGTGGTCGATGCGGCGGACCGTCCCTGGGCCACCGTCGTTCAGGGCCAACCGGGTTTTGTCGACGCACGCTCGCCAACGCGCCTGCACATCGCGGCCAGCGTGGCGAACACCGACCCGGCACACGCCGGCTTCAGTGACGGGCGCGCCATCGGGTTGCTGGGCATCGAACTCGGCACCCGTCGGCGCAACCGCGTGAACGGACAGATCAGCGCTGTCTCCGATCAGGGCGTCGATGTCGCCGTCGAACAGACCATGGGCAACTGCCCGAAGTACATACAGGTACGCGCACCGGTGGGGGACGCCGCCGTCACAGCGAAACCGTCCACCGAGCCGCTGGAGCTCGCCGCCACCGACACGAACTACCTGCAGGGCGTGCATGCGGCTGACACCTTTTTTGTCGCCTCCTACGCGGACACCGCATCCGGGCGCGCTGTCGATGTGTCGCACCGCGGTGGCAAACCGGGGTTCGTTCAGGTCGAGCGCGACGGCAGCCTGCTGATCCCGGACTACCCCGGCAACCGCTTCTTCAACACCTTCGGCAACATCCTCGAAACCGGCCGTGTCGGGCTCGTTTTTCCGGATTTCGACACAGGTGCGGTCTTGCAGTTGACCGGCGCGGCCGAGCTGCTGCTCGACACTGAAGTCACTGGCTTGAACGACACGGTGGCACAGGCCTGGCGAGTGCAGCCCGAGCGCATCGTCTACCGAGAGGCGGCGCTCGCACAGCGCTGGTCGCTGGAGGCGCCGTCGCCGTTCAACCCGTGA